Sequence from the Catenuloplanes indicus genome:
GCTCGATCTCTACTACTGCCTGGACTACGCGTACCTGGAGGCGGAGCGGCTCGGGCTGCCGTCGCCCGGCGCGATAGACGCGAACGCGATCGGCCAGCGGCGGTGGGCGCTGGAGTGGGCGATCGTGTTCCGCGGGCCGTATCACGAGCCGCCGGTCGGCTGGGAGGAGATCGACCTGTCAGTCTGACGGCGCCCAGGTGCTGATCCGGACCGCGGCCGTGACCGTGGCCGCGGTGGTCGCGCCCACGTGCGCGTGCCAGGCGCTCGGTCCCATGCCGACCACCGCGGCCACCTCGGCCGCGGTCAGGGCGAGCACGCGCCGGTGGGTGCCGGCGGCCACCTCGGTGAAGTGCCCGCCGAGGCTGCGGGCTATCTTGTCGGACTTGTCCGGGTCGACCCGGAGCAGGCCCAGCGCGCCGACCAGCTCGGCCAGATGGTCCGGCTCCGGCGTGACCACCAGCAGCCGGCCGCCCGTGCCCAGCACCCGCCGGAACTCCGCGCCGTTGCGCGGCGCGAACACGTTCAGCACCAGGCCGGCCGCGCCGTCCGCCAGCGGCAGCCCGGCCCAGGTGTCGGCCAGCGCGGCCGGGACCCGGCGGGCCGCGCGCCGCAGCGCCGGCTTGGAGACGTCCAGCGCCAGGCCGTCGGTGCCGTTCCGCTCGGCCCGCAGCGTGCCGAGCACGCCGGCCAGGTGCCGGCCGGTCCCGGCGCCGGCGTCCACGATCAGACCCGCGCCGGGGTACGCCGTGCGCGCCGCCTCGCCGAGCGCGTCGATCACGAAGTCGTAGTGCCCGGCGCCGAGGAACTCCTCCCGGGCCGCGATCATCTCGGCGGTGTCGCCCACGTGCGGGGTCCGGCCGGTGGTGAGGTTGACGTAGCCCTGCCGGGCCACGTCGAAGCTGTGCCCGGCCGGGCAGCGCAGCGCGGCGCCGTCCCGGGTCAGCGGGCTGCTGGCGGCGCGGGCGGCGCAGACGGGGCAGCGGAGCCGCGCCAGCACGGAAGCGTTCAAACCGGCCTGATTTCCTCTCCGGGAGGCACTAATGTCTCTCCATGGTCGCAATCCCGTACGACGAGATCGTCAAAGCACCCAAGGCCCTGCTCCACGACCACCTGGACGGCGGTCTGCGGCCCGCAACGATAGTCGAACTGGCCGACGGCATCGGGCACGCGCTGCCCGAGACCGACCCGGCCGCGCTCGGCGAATGGTTCGTCACCGCGGCGAACTCCGGCTCGCTGGAGCGCTACCTGGAGACGTTCGCGCACACCGTGGCCGTGATGCAGACCGAGGAGGGCCTGCACCGGGTAGCCCGGGAGTGCGCGCTCGACCTCGCGGCCGACGGCGTGGTCTACGCCGAGGTCCGCTACGCGCCGGAGCAGCACCTCGAGCGCGGGCTCAGCCTGGACGCGGTGGTGGAGGCCGTGCTGGCCGGCTTCCGGGACGGTACGGCGGAGGCGGCCGCGGCCGGCCGGACCATCCGGGTCGGCACGCTG
This genomic interval carries:
- a CDS encoding putative RNA methyltransferase, with translation MNASVLARLRCPVCAARAASSPLTRDGAALRCPAGHSFDVARQGYVNLTTGRTPHVGDTAEMIAAREEFLGAGHYDFVIDALGEAARTAYPGAGLIVDAGAGTGRHLAGVLGTLRAERNGTDGLALDVSKPALRRAARRVPAALADTWAGLPLADGAAGLVLNVFAPRNGAEFRRVLGTGGRLLVVTPEPDHLAELVGALGLLRVDPDKSDKIARSLGGHFTEVAAGTHRRVLALTAAEVAAVVGMGPSAWHAHVGATTAATVTAAVRISTWAPSD